One stretch of Brettanomyces nanus chromosome 4, complete sequence DNA includes these proteins:
- the SUP45 gene encoding Polypeptide release factor (eRF1) in translation termination (BUSCO:EOG09341UJX): MAEFEDKDADKNVEIWKVKKLIKSMEKAKGNGTSMISLIMPPKTQIPMTQKMLTDEYGTASNIKSRVNRLSVLSAITSTQQKLKLFSTVPKNGLVLYCGEVITEEGKEKKMTIAFEPFKPINTSLYLCDNKFHTEPLSELLESDDKFGFIIMDGNGALFGSVSGNTREVLHKFTVDLPKKHGRGGQSALRFARLRDEKRHNYIRKVAEVAVQNFITNDKVNVAGLILAGSADFKTELDRSDLFDPRLQAKVIKIVDVSYGGENGFNQAIELSAETLSNVKFIQEKKLINQYFEEISQDTGKFCYGISDTLKALELGACAVVIVWEGLDTIRYTLKDADGNEIIKNIAPKTPKEEFLIDKEGQEMEIISDMPFLEWLAEHYKDFGATLEFVTDRSSEGAQFVKGFGGIGAMLRYKVNFEQLVSDDEDEYYSDSDEY; encoded by the coding sequence atggcagaatttgaagataaagacGCAGACAAGAATGTGGAAATTTGGAAGgtcaagaagttgattaaGAGTATGGAGAAGGCAAAGGGTAATGGTACCTCGATGATCTCTTTAATTATGCCACCAAAAACACAGATTCCTATGACACAGAAGATGTTGACAGATGAGTATGGTACTGCCTCAAACATTAAGTCAAGAGTTAACAGACTATCTGTTTTATCGGCTATTACTTCTACGCAACAGAAATTGAAGTTATTCAGTACTGTGCCAAAGAATGGATTGGTGCTTTACTGTGGTGAAGTGATCACTGAAGAaggtaaagaaaaaaagatgacGATTGCCTTTGAGCCTTTCAAACCGATCAATACCTCTTTGTACTTGTGCGATAACAAGTTCCATACGGAACCTTTATCTGAATTGTTGGAGAGTGATGACAAATTTGGATTTATCATTATGGATGGTAATGGAGCATTATTTGGATCTGTCTCTGGTAACACCAGAGAAGTGTTACACAAATTTACTGTggatcttccaaagaagcatgGTAGAGGTGGTCAATCTGCTTTACGTTTTGCCAGATTAAGGGATGAAAAGAGACACAACTACATCAGAAAGGTTGCAGAGGTTGCCGTTCAGAACTTCATTACTAACGATAAGGTCAACGTTGCCGGATTGATCTTGGCTGGTTCTGCCGATTTCAAGACTGAATTGGACAGATCCGACTTGTTCGATCCAAGGTTACAAGCAAAGGTGATCAAGATTGTCGATGTTTCTTACGGTGGCGAGAACGGCTTCAACCAGGCCATTGAGCTTTCCGCAGAAACTTTATCCAATGTGAAGTTTATtcaggaaaagaagttgatcaacCAGTACTTTGAGGAGATTTCCCAGGATACCGGTAAGTTCTGCTATGGTATTAGTGACACACTCAAGGCTTTAGAATTGGGTGCCTGTGCAGTGGTTATTGTCTGGGAAGGCTTGGATACCATTAGATACACATTGAAGGATGCCGATGGTAATGAAATCATAAAAAATATTGCACCTAAAACTCCTAAGGAGGAGTTCCTAATAGATAAGGAAGGACAGGAGATGGAGATCATCAGTGACATGCCATTCCTAGAGTGGTTAGCTGAACATTACAAAGATTTCGGCGCTACTTTGGAGTTTGTCACTGATCGTTCCTCTGAAGGTGCTCAATTTGTGAAGGGTTTCGGTGGTATCGGTGCTATGTTAAGATATAAGGTCAATTTTGAGCAATTAGTCTCagacgatgaggatgaataCTACAGTGACAGTGACGAATACTGA